In Phormidium yuhuli AB48, one genomic interval encodes:
- a CDS encoding nucleotidyltransferase family protein has translation MIDLGELEVKVEMIQTAIALTMEKIAEFCQKWKLTEFALFGSILRYDFHGNSDVDVRVQFYPEAHPTLFDLAEMEEKLKQLFQRDVDLITRKGIETSRNDLRRQAILSSAQVIYGTGCSIVA, from the coding sequence ATGATAGACTTGGGTGAATTGGAGGTGAAGGTTGAGATGATTCAGACTGCGATCGCACTTACCATGGAAAAAATTGCTGAATTTTGCCAAAAGTGGAAGCTCACCGAATTTGCCTTATTCGGGTCAATTCTGCGGTATGATTTTCATGGGAATAGTGATGTGGATGTTAGGGTACAATTTTATCCCGAAGCGCATCCCACCCTGTTTGATTTAGCTGAGATGGAAGAGAAACTCAAACAACTCTTTCAGCGAGATGTAGATTTAATCACTCGAAAGGGAATTGAAACCAGTCGAAACGATCTGCGTCGCCAAGCCATTCTATCTTCTGCACAGGTGATTTATGGAACGGGATGTTCAATCGTTGCTTGA
- a CDS encoding HepT-like ribonuclease domain-containing protein, producing the protein MERDVQSLLDRLQSAEIVTDYISGRSREDLATDLQLQDAIIRRLSRIGEAAKRVSEPNRG; encoded by the coding sequence ATGGAACGGGATGTTCAATCGTTGCTTGATAGGCTGCAATCTGCCGAAATTGTGACGGACTATATTTCTGGGCGATCGCGGGAAGATTTAGCGACTGATTTACAATTGCAAGATGCGATAATTCGGAGACTTTCACGGATTGGTGAAGCCGCAAAACGAGTTTCCGAACCGAATCGAGGCTGA
- a CDS encoding type II toxin-antitoxin system PemK/MazF family toxin: protein MGTFVKGDVVVVPFPFSDLTQAKRRPALVLAQLNKNDLILCQITSQFSNDDYTTRIEDSDFETGSLNRISYVKSNRVFTANEKIIAYQAGKLKSDKLTEILAKLIAILQQQ, encoded by the coding sequence ATGGGAACATTTGTAAAAGGTGATGTCGTTGTTGTTCCCTTTCCTTTTTCTGACTTGACCCAGGCGAAGCGACGACCTGCATTAGTCCTAGCCCAATTGAATAAAAACGATTTAATTCTTTGTCAGATTACCAGTCAATTTTCTAATGATGACTATACAACCCGGATCGAAGATAGTGATTTTGAAACAGGAAGTCTCAATAGAATCAGTTACGTTAAGTCTAATCGAGTTTTTACTGCAAATGAGAAAATAATTGCCTATCAAGCAGGAAAGTTGAAATCCGATAAGCTGACAGAAATCTTGGCAAAATTAATCGCCATTTTGCAGCAGCAATGA